A genomic segment from Pediococcus acidilactici encodes:
- a CDS encoding OFA family MFS transporter produces MKRDLNRWVMLAAHVLINFVLGGVYAFSFFKTPLLAQYHWDPAILSLAFSINMGIIPLPMIWGGALIDRGHGKLAIVLGGILFSVGFILSGFVKTLPMLLLTYGLIAGIGSGLAFTGNLNNAIKFFPDKRGLASGCVLAGVGVGTLLCTALAQFFLTKMNISQSLFWLGMVYLAVIFVVQFFIRSAPAKDSEQLKASKMDRDWREMLGDRRFWLMFWIMAFGVFSGMVISSSSAQIGMGAYGLTAGAIVVSGVSIANSIGRLIWGTVSDLLGEYHTLALVYALMAIFMALLLGGKGNTGLFYVCALGIGFCYAGVLAVFPSITSANFGLRNQGLNYAFIYFGFAIGAVIAPYVTAALFKSTHSFDAVFIIAMGLLVLGVLAIYLLKAWAKKALQKMETKGVNWQ; encoded by the coding sequence ATGAAAAGAGACTTAAATCGGTGGGTAATGTTGGCAGCACACGTACTAATTAACTTTGTATTAGGGGGCGTCTATGCGTTTAGTTTCTTTAAAACCCCCTTATTGGCTCAGTACCACTGGGATCCAGCAATTTTGTCGCTGGCGTTTTCTATTAACATGGGGATCATTCCGTTACCGATGATTTGGGGTGGTGCGTTAATTGACCGCGGGCACGGGAAATTGGCAATTGTGCTAGGTGGAATCTTATTTTCGGTGGGGTTCATTCTATCTGGTTTTGTAAAAACGCTCCCAATGCTTCTTCTGACGTACGGATTAATTGCCGGAATTGGCAGTGGGTTAGCCTTTACTGGAAACCTTAATAATGCGATTAAATTCTTCCCTGATAAACGCGGGCTGGCGTCGGGATGCGTGTTAGCTGGAGTAGGGGTAGGAACCCTTCTGTGCACCGCGTTAGCCCAATTCTTCCTGACTAAAATGAATATTAGCCAGTCGCTATTTTGGCTAGGAATGGTCTATTTAGCAGTAATTTTTGTGGTTCAATTCTTTATCCGAAGTGCACCGGCTAAAGATAGCGAACAACTTAAAGCCTCTAAAATGGACCGAGATTGGCGTGAAATGTTGGGCGACCGGCGTTTTTGGTTAATGTTTTGGATCATGGCGTTTGGTGTGTTTTCTGGAATGGTTATTAGTAGTTCATCGGCTCAAATCGGAATGGGTGCATACGGATTAACCGCTGGCGCGATAGTGGTTAGTGGTGTCTCAATTGCTAATTCCATTGGTCGGTTAATTTGGGGAACGGTTTCTGATTTGCTAGGTGAATACCATACTTTAGCACTAGTTTACGCATTAATGGCAATTTTTATGGCCCTCTTACTGGGGGGTAAAGGTAATACCGGACTTTTTTACGTTTGTGCATTAGGGATTGGCTTTTGTTACGCGGGAGTATTAGCCGTTTTTCCAAGTATTACCAGCGCAAACTTTGGACTACGGAATCAAGGATTGAATTACGCCTTTATTTACTTTGGATTTGCGATTGGAGCGGTAATTGCTCCTTACGTAACGGCGGCTCTCTTTAAATCTACCCATTCATTTGACGCCGTTTTTATCATCGCGATGGGGTTGTTAGTTTTAGGCGTACTAGCAATTTATCTCTTAAAAGCTTGGGCTAAAAAGGCACTTCAAAAAATGGAAACTAAAGGAGTGAATTGGCAATGA